A window of Oncorhynchus kisutch isolate 150728-3 linkage group LG10, Okis_V2, whole genome shotgun sequence contains these coding sequences:
- the LOC109897235 gene encoding SH2B adapter protein 1-like, whose product MNGSLLTPPSLRAANSSTLPPSPSPSPSPPSPSLLPLFPRPPPLAQPHPSSLSDTPTPSPCLSWTEFCELHARMAAGDFARHFRAFLLENPHYSPDSAAAFCRRFTDRFVRHFQSELEGVAGAPGTAPGMEAGSWAPQLDATSLEEEAVSPPPITEGSCYHACAPANPVRALPKPASTRLVLETRSGDQFQDSYAVTTVLPPSSSSSCSSSVGGGNNGGREERGAPVTVKHFPGVCPGNGETTAEEEEDSWAGVTVMEEEVELDEGEADLEVCLDNEDPSHMPQTPASPCSDTPPPRSKGNATPASTGSQSKTKLKKRFSLRSVGRSVRGSVRGILHWRSSSSDSPQSSSQLPSSYSYTMGVQDAATGSSSKRNSGTQPPTPTSSMPVSLSLPLSLPHSSSSSLPPSSSSSATSLSLLEARDRRRSNGEGGEKEKWSHRLEKLRLSRSPPPVLSSAPTSAVVSPSSGLPPSSSSSTTLRKTGRLVREGGVSISSSMPDEFAGSHGGFPGFSFGLLHHGTQEHNNAGTGLNNTSSTANAAQTAAVQPLVPGGTVGWRGGRWHKCRLVLRERDKEGERGEEYYLEFFIPPKSSKPRLTIPCCSIVDVRSTTALEVPDKENTFLLQLEGQVQYVIETRDAVQMRAWLSDIRNGICISEQEDIEAVCGGPMDISGTPEFSDRLSQVCYGGVGGSSPLMDPRPPELPPRAPLDESDGRGGGAGLGTPFAETPDATGSFLFSDVVEAVEHPLSECQWFHGTLSRLKAAQLVLAGGMASHGVFLVRQSETRRGEYVLTFNFQGKAKHLRLSLNEDGQCRVQHLWFQSIFDMLEHFRVHPIPLESGGASDVTLISFVGATAVRQPGRDRASSRPTVCDVIPTRHLDSPSTPISDCV is encoded by the exons ATGAACGGATCTCTTTTAACCCCGCCTAGCCTGCGGGCAGCCAACTCCTCTACCCTGCCCccgtccccctccccctccccgtcccctccatccccctccctgtTGCCACTGTTCCCTCGGCCACCTCCCTTGGCCCAGCCTCACCCCTCCTCGCTCTCGGACACCCCCACGCCCTCCCCCTGCCTGAGCTGGACAGAGTTCTGTGAGCTGCATGCCCGCATGGCGGCCGGGGACTTTGCCCGCCACTTCCGGGCGTTCCTCCTGGAGAACCCGCACTACTCCCCCGACTCTGCTGCCGCCTTCTGTCGCCGCTTCACTGACCGCTTTGTCCGACATTTCCAGAGCGAACTGGAGGGGGTGGCCGGGGCGCCGGGTACAGCCCCCGGGATGGAGGCAGGGAGCTGGGCTCCCCAATTAGACGCCACCTCCCTGGAAGAGGAGgcggtctctccccctcccatcacCGAGGGATCCTGCTACCACGCCTGTGCCCCAGCCAACCCGGTGCGAGCTCTGCCCAAGCCAGCCTCCACACGCCTGGTGTTGGAAACCCGAAGTGGGGACCAATTTCAAGATTCCTATGCTGTCACAACGGTCCTCcccccatcttcctcctcctcctgctcctcctcagtGGGAGGAGGAAACAATGGCGGGCGGGAAGAGAGGGGTGCCCCAGTTACTGTTAAACACTTCCCTGGCGTCTGCCCGGGCAATGGAGAAACAAcggctgaggaagaggaggatagcTGGGCGGGCGTAACggtcatggaggaggaggtggagctaGATGAGGGTGAGGCAGATCTGGAAGTTTGCTTGGACAATGAAGACCCCTCCCACATGCCCCAAACGCCTGCCTCCCCTTGCTCCGACACACCCCCTCCCCGCTCCAAGGGTAACGCCACACCGGCCTCGACAGGAAGCCAGTCCAAAACCAAACTGAAGAAGCGCTTCTCTCTGCGGAGTGTTGGGCGCAGCGTGCGGGGTAGTGTCCGGGGCATCCTGCACTGGCGCAGCTCATCCAGCGACTCCCCACAGAGCTCCTCCCAGTTGCCCTCCAGCTACAGCTACACAATGGGGGTCCAAGACGCTGCCACCGGCTCTTCCTCCAAGAGGAACTCTGGCACTCAGCCCCCGACTCCCACCTCCTccatgcctgtctctctctccctgcccctctccctcccccactcctcctcctcctccctgcccccGTCTTCCTCCAGCAGTGCCACCTCCCTCTCGTTGTTGGAAGCGCGGGACCGCCGGCGGAGCAATggcgaggggggagagaaggagaagtggAGCCACCGGCTGGAGAAGTTGCGTCTGTCTCGCTCCCCACCCCCCGTTCTCTCCTCAGCACCCACTTCGGCCGTGGTGTCGCCTTCCTCCGGCCTGccccccagcagcagcagcagcaccaccCTGAGGAAGACGGGCCGgctggtgagggagggaggagtcagCATCAGCTCCTCCATGCCAGATGAGTTTGCCGGGAGCCACGGTGGTTTCCCTGGCTTTTCCTTTGGCCTGCTGCACCACGGCACACAAGAACACAACAACGCTGGCACCGGCTTAAACAACACCTCGTCCACCGCTAATGCTGCTCAAACAGCCGCAGTGCAGCCTCTCGTCCCTGGGGGCACTGTGGGCTGGAGGGGCGGTCGTTGGCACAAGTGCCGACTGGTCCTGAGGGAGAGGGACAAGGAGGGGGAGCGGGGCGAGGAGTACTATCTGGAGTTCTTCATCCCGCCTAAA TCCTCCAAGCCCAGGCTGACTATCCCATGCTGCTCTATTGTGGATGTGAGGAGCACCACAGCCCTGGAGGTGCCTGATAAGGAGAACACCTTCCTCCTGCAG ttgGAGGGACAGGTGCAGTATGTGATTGAGACGCGAGATGCTGTGCAGATGAGAGCCTGGTTGAGTGACATCAGGAACGGTATATGTATCAG TGAACAGGAGGACATAGAAGCTGTGTGTGGGGGACCCATGGACATTAGTGGAACGCCAGAATTCAGTGACCGTCTCTCTCAAG TGTGTTATGGAGGTGTGGGCGGCTCTTCCCCGCTGATGGACCCACGCCCCCCAGAGTTACCGCCCCGCGCCCCTCTGGACGAATCAGACGGACGTGGGGGCGGAGCCGGCCTGGGTACACCATTTGCGGAGACGCCAGATGCCACAG GCTCCTTCTTGTTCTCAGACGTGGTGGAGGCGGTGGAGCACCCTCTGAGCGAGTGCCAGTGGTTCCACGGGACGTTGTCGCGCCTCAAGGCGGCCCAGCTGGTGCTGGCGGGGGGTATGGCCAGCCACGGCGTCTTCCTTGTGCGCCAGAGCGAGACGCGCCGCGGGGAGTACGTCCTCACCTTCAACTTCCAGGGCAAGGCCAAG CACCTGCGTCTGTCTCTGAACGAGGACGGCCAGTGCCGGGTGCAGCACCTGTGGTTCCAGTCCATATTCGACATGCTGGAGCACTTCCGGGTTCACCCAATCCCCCTGGAGTCTGGGGGTGCCTCGGATGTCACCCTCATCAGCTTTGTGGGAGCCACCGCCGTCCGGCAGCCAG GCCGGGACAGGGCAAGCAGCCGGCCCACAGTCTGTGATGTCATCCCCACGCGCCACCTTGACTCTCCATCAACCCCCATCTCTGACTGTGTGTAA